In Tumebacillus amylolyticus, the genomic window ATCGGGGACATCACAACCGGCGCGTCTCGTGCGAAATTCCAAGGGATGTTCATGGCCGTGTTCGGTCTCTCTTCGGTTCTCGGCCCGCAACTTGGCGGTTGGATCGTTGACAACTGGAACTGGCATTGGATTTTCTACATCAACCTGCCGTTCGGGATCGTCGCAACGATCTTCATCTGGCTCGGCCTTGAAGGCTCGTTTGTGAAAAAGCAAGTTTCCATCGACTGGTTCGGGATTGTCACGATGGTCGTCTCCATCGTTTCGCTGCTGCTCGCGCTCTCGCTTGGCGGCAAAGATTACGGCTGGGGCTCTTGGCAGATCGTTTCGCTGTTCGCCGGTTTCGCGGTCTTCTTGATTCTGTTCTTGGTGGCGGAAACCAAAGCGAAAGACCCGATCATGCCGCTGAATCTGTTCCGCAACCGCATCTTCACCATCGTCAACTTGATCGGTTTTCTCATGGCGCTCGGCATGTTCGGGGCGATGACGTTCACCCCGCTGTTGATGCAAGGCGTTGTCGGGATGTCGGCAACCAAAGCGGCGTCCGTTATGACCCCGATGATGTTCGGGATGATCGTAACGTCGATTCTCGGTTCCCGTCTGCTGATCAAAGTCGGACTTCGTCCGATGCTGATCGCCGGGATGGCCGTTATGATGCTCAGCTTCTACCTGTTCGGCCAACTGGGTCTGGAAACCACGCAGTTGAAAGCTTCTATTGAAATGGTTCTGCTCGGCCTTGGCATGGGCTTGATCATGCCGTCGCTCGGGATCGCGTTGCAAGAAGCATTCCCGATGGAAATGCGCGGGACGGTTACTTCGTCCAACACGTTCTTCCGTCAAATCGGCGGTACCGTCGGGATCTCGTTGCTCGGTGCCATCTTCAACTCCCGTTCCGTCTCGGACATCGGGAACCAACTCGACCCGGTATTGAGCAAAATGGGTCCGAACTCGGAGAAGTTGCTCGACATGGCGCACAACAACCCGCAAGGTCTGTACTCGTCGCTGTTGAACGTCGACTTCCTGAAAGCTCTGCCGCAACAAATCGCAGACTTGTTCACGAACCAAGTAACGCCGGTTCTCAAGACGTCTCTGCTTGATTCTCTCCACTCGATCTACTCCGTGTGCATCTGGTTTGCCCTGCTCGGTTTGATTGTCTCGCTGTTCGTTGGTAAAGTTAAGATCAGCGGACGCAACGCAGCACCGACTGCCAAGGGCCAAGCAAAAACGGCCGCACAAGAATAATACTTGACTCAGCCTAGCGAGGATTTCTTCGCTAGGTTGATCCTTATCTAAGGAGAGACAAGGGGAGGGGGAGGCACTTGGAAGGCATGGAGAAGCGCGAACTGATCCTGCAAGCTGCAGCTCGCGCGTTTGGCACGAAGGGGTTTCACGACTCCAAAGTGGAAAAAATCGCCGCCGAAGCGGGCGTGGCGAAGGGAACCGTCTATCTCTACTTCAAGGACAAACAGACATTGCTCTACGAAGTGCTCCACTATTACCGTCAAAAATACGTTGAGGATCTCTACGCCGAGACAGAGAAACACGAAAGCGCCCGGGCCAAGTTGGTCGCCTACGCCAAGTTCCATCTCGCGCAGTTTCCGAATATGATCAAGATTCACAAGCTCAACATGGAACAACTTTCGCAATTGCACAAGGACGAATCCTCCCGTGAGCGCATGCGCGAGGAGCAGAACAACAACTTGCGCAAGATCGCGGGCATCATCCAACTCGGCATCGACCAAGGCGAATTCCGCACCGTCGACCCGATCGACGCCGCCCTGCTCTGCTGGGGCGCCATGCAAGGCAGCGTCCACTGGGCGATGATCAACGAAATCGAAGAAATCGACGACGGCAGCGCAGAACGCATGGTGGAATTGCTCATGCACGGGTTTGGGAAGTAAGCCACGCCCCGCCGATACAATCGAAAAAAACGCATGGGACACGAGGGTGCCCATGCGTTTTTTATTTGTTCCAGTCCTCTTGCGTAATCGCGTAGATGTTGTGGTCTTCCCAGTTCCCGTTGATTTGCAAGTACCATTTCGACAGCCCCTCGAAGCGGAAGCCGACTTTTTCCACGACGCGCACGGAAGCTTGGTTCCACGGCATGACGGCCGCTTGGACGCGGTGGAGTTGGCCGTCGGTGAGGGCGAAGTCCACGGCGAGAGAGACTGCCTCTGTGGTATACCCCTTGCCGTTGTGCGCTTGATCCAT contains:
- a CDS encoding TetR/AcrR family transcriptional regulator; protein product: MEKRELILQAAARAFGTKGFHDSKVEKIAAEAGVAKGTVYLYFKDKQTLLYEVLHYYRQKYVEDLYAETEKHESARAKLVAYAKFHLAQFPNMIKIHKLNMEQLSQLHKDESSRERMREEQNNNLRKIAGIIQLGIDQGEFRTVDPIDAALLCWGAMQGSVHWAMINEIEEIDDGSAERMVELLMHGFGK
- a CDS encoding MDR family MFS transporter, coding for MDMAAPSKKRTLVIIGLLLGLFFSSLDQTVVGTAMPTIIGQLGHIELLTWITTAYLLTSTSVVPIAGKLADIFGRRSLYLIGMVVFIIGSALCGMADSMMQLTIYRAIQGIGGGMLMPLAMTIIGDITTGASRAKFQGMFMAVFGLSSVLGPQLGGWIVDNWNWHWIFYINLPFGIVATIFIWLGLEGSFVKKQVSIDWFGIVTMVVSIVSLLLALSLGGKDYGWGSWQIVSLFAGFAVFLILFLVAETKAKDPIMPLNLFRNRIFTIVNLIGFLMALGMFGAMTFTPLLMQGVVGMSATKAASVMTPMMFGMIVTSILGSRLLIKVGLRPMLIAGMAVMMLSFYLFGQLGLETTQLKASIEMVLLGLGMGLIMPSLGIALQEAFPMEMRGTVTSSNTFFRQIGGTVGISLLGAIFNSRSVSDIGNQLDPVLSKMGPNSEKLLDMAHNNPQGLYSSLLNVDFLKALPQQIADLFTNQVTPVLKTSLLDSLHSIYSVCIWFALLGLIVSLFVGKVKISGRNAAPTAKGQAKTAAQE